The following coding sequences lie in one Chanos chanos chromosome 4, fChaCha1.1, whole genome shotgun sequence genomic window:
- the orc4 gene encoding origin recognition complex subunit 4, translating into MSKRKSRETHMTSGECVSQVQRILRERFCHQGLPEKPVGLDSQYKHLLELLKRTAVHGESNSILIVGPRGTGKTMLLSCVLRELMDINEVQKNLLQVYLNGLLQTDDRIALREITRQLNLENVVGDKVFGSFAENLGFLLEALRKGDRGSSQPVLFVLDEFDLFAHHKNQTLLYNLLDVSQSAQAPVAVVGLTCRLDVLELLEKRVKSRFSHRQILVASSLTFGQYLDNVRSQLSLPQDFPDARFGQEWNDSVAKLCEDKSVEEILQKQFNSSKDFRSLHLLLLLALSRVNVSSPTLRAVDLLEASRLCTVDAKANMLHGLSILELCLIISMKHLNDIYDGEPFNFQMVHNEYKKFIQRKSNSVHNYEKPVILKAFEHLLQLELIKLVDGSSSKTQREYQLVRLLLDHGQIMEALQRYPQCPTDVKQWAVSSLA; encoded by the exons ATGAGCAAGCGAAAGTCGAGGGAAACCCACATGACATCTGGAGAATGTGTCTCTCAG GTCCAGAGAATATTACGGGAACGATTTTGTCATCAAGGTCTTCCAGAGAAACCAGTGGGATTGGACTCACAGTACAA GCACCTGCTGGAGCTACTGAAGAGGACAGCTGTGCATGGGGAGAGTAACTCAATCCTCATTGTTGGACCTAGAGGAACTGGAAAAACAATG CTCCTTAGCTGTGTCTTGAGAGAGCTGATGGATATAAACGAAGTGCAGAAGAATTTGCTCCAGGTTTATTTGAATg GCTTACTGCAGACTGACGACAGAATCGCACTTAGAGAAATCACACGACAGCTCAATCTTGAGAACGTTGTGGGTGACAAAGTTTTT ggcagTTTTGCAGAGAATCTGGGCTTCCTCCTTGAAGCACTCAGGAAAG gTGACAGAGGTAGCAGTCAGCCTGTGCTGTttgtgctggatgagtttgacctgttTGCCCATCATAAGAATCAGACACTACTCTACAACTTGCTGGATGTGTCCCAGTCTGCCCAAGCCCCCGTGGCTGTGGTTGGCCTCACATGTCGGCTG GATGTGCTGGAGCTCCTGGAGAAGCGGGTCAAATCCAGATTCTCTCACAGGCAGATTCTGGTTGCCAGTTCGTTGACTTTTGGACAGTATCTTGACAATGTGCGATCACAACTCAGTCTTCCCCAGGACTTCCCTGATGCCAGGTTTGGTCAGGAGTGGAACGACAGCGTGGCA aAATTATGTGAAGACAAGTCAGTGGAAGAGATTTTACAGAAACAGTTTAACTCCAGCAAAGATTTCCGCTCGCTGCACTTACTGCTG tTGCTGGCTCTTAGCCGTGTAAACGTGTCCAGTCCTACCCTCAGAGCGGTTGACCTGTTGGAAGCCAGTCGCTTGTGCACTGTGGATGCCAAAGCAAACATGTTACATG gTCTGTCCATTTTGGAGTTGTGCCTAATCATTTCTATGAAGCACTTAAATGACATCTATGATGGTGAACCTTTTAACTTCCAGATGGTTCACAATG AATACAAGAAATTTATTCAAAGGAAATCCAATTCAGTTCATAATTATGAGAAGCCCGTCATTCTGAAG GCGTTTGAGCATCTTCTGCAGTTGGAGCTGATTAAGTTGGTGGATGGCTCCAGCAGTAAGACTCAAAGAGAATACCAGCTGGTCAGATTGCTCCTGGACCATGGCCAGATTATGGAGGCCCTACAGAGATACCCACAGTGCCCCACAGATGTCAAACAGTGGGCTGTGTCCAGCCTGGCCTGa
- the mbd5 gene encoding methyl-CpG-binding domain protein 5, translating to MNGGKESERGDGEVQTAPAQVPIGWKRKVDPTGVVYISPSGSVLSCLEQVKSYLLTDGTCKCGLECPLILPKVFNFDPGAAVKQRTAEDVKADEDVTKLCIHKRKLIAVATLHKSMELPHPSLTLTSPGGGTSATSVAPSRSATPRAIRTKPHDGLPNSTLSDCKNPFKMMMAAGQRHYTAELSGAQQQELYSGFQRQRLGSSEPGPRSPYRSGHGGMLSPASSGSQVYGDGSLSPRTDPLGSPDAFSRSNPCGFPGAGSPSPIHGNSRIALSPPGIVIHGSPATQSSCAMAGRTNTPLSPTANKSPVMKKPQCNVNYPPGMDMTRAVFHHKPQSAPHSAPPPTIPPSCTMQKKQMTSEKDPLGILDPIPSKPLSQGPMANPGSANFQPNAHSQVPMMNVNIPPAIVPLPSNLPLPTVKPGPISHGGHMQRTQQAATSISPSPVTSPVHMAGPGLARMEASPQRSRSSSTSSEHGSFAMPGGHQTACGSIKVPPRSPRSSMGSPRPSMPSSPSAKPDSLHQYKDIPNQLLAGMGNTISSQHNTMFAPASSSNAQQKNHPGLLGMPLNQILNQHNAASFPASSLLSAAAKAQLANQNKLVVTSNMGTSGTGMGGGAGGVVSGSTGMGNVGGGSSGSIHPSTLGGGSGGGGSGRGVDGHSSLNQMLPPNSTMLIPMSEGQSGRAALRDKLMAQQRDPLRKRKQPSNTNHDNMVFNMLKPDMGGPRPPCPPEQMRKAPRLGGLAPNTSMAQLLQSMSNQSSHMAQNSRPACTGPMPPGPGQMHFGEGGVPSNHAQQSLQVQQRLHGPVDPMHCPTMEMAGPQGPQNQYSGMMNQMQTASMGNCGPIGQSGQVPLGNPSIGHPTTHPQQLAHLHQQPQSHPQGHGRPNMSCMVPNSNDGSCTQVMSEPGDVSSLNCSMGNPQMGGLMGSSGHMYQQHGQQPQQLHPGLQGIHRVSPYQGQGQPYQENPFPGNPSNSMACLYQEYQGRMQENVPVSHTQMNAQAAMTSLPVESGMFQEGQHELQSQSEVTGCQGSGERLPGGGAEAVDAIYRAVVDAASKGMHVVITTTVSGTTQASPVPALSAMSAFTASIGEPVSLPHAVNAVIHGQRGPEPDALPQPRAHQPRAVRPRRNSEQGKAMPDSTEAHEYFRPPGAGTPRGQWEGDGAGHTQWKGEEFLECSTQVRSSPAPPCPAETPHEHGDKALPEDGFRANHCSRTPVNFKERLEQTVERCTHVNGGLPGRGYADTLTGDDQSPSSSTSLEGAVLKEYSHFNGHYNGCAPSPSDTKSLSSEEELRHPDSPSTELLHYRSRTFHMGELVWGPIKGFPPWPAKLAGEEHVHSATVHLSEQAKVEPEKLKTLTQDLEALDRATKRNRKAGMLNNHLEAAIHEAMSELDKMSGTVHQIPSRDRQMKLPKPKRRKISR from the exons ATGAATGGAGGAAAGGAGAGTGAGCGAGGGGACGGAGAGGTGCAGACCGCACCCGCCCAGGTACCCATCGGCTGGAAACGCAAGGTGGATCCCACGGGGGTTGTTTATATAAG TCCCAGTGGCTCCGTGCTGTCCTGCCTTGAGCAGGTAAAATCGTACCTGCTCACAGATGGGACCTGCAAGTGTGGCCTGGAGTGTCCTCTCATCTTACCCAAG GTGTTTAATTTTGATCCTGGGGCTGCTGTCAAGCAAAGGACTGCGGAGGACGTCAAGGCTGATGAGGATGTCACAAAACTCTGCATCCACAAGAGGAAGCTCATTGCTGTGGCCACTCTGCACAAGAGTATGGAGTTACCTCACCCTTCCCTTACACTCACCAGTCCAGGCGGAGGCACAa GTGCTACTTCTGTAGCCCCATCGCGTTCTGCCACCCCACGAGCAATAAGGACTAAGCCCCATGATGGGCTGCCCAACTCTACGCTATCTGACTGTAAGAACCCTTTTAAGATGATGATGGCAGCCGGTCAGAGGCACTACACTGCAGAGTTGAGCGGTGCTCAGCAGCAGGAGCTTTACTCTGGCTTCCAGAGACAGAGGCTGGGTAGCAGTGAACCGGGGCCCAGGTCTCCCTACCGCAGTGGACATGGAGGCATGCTCAGCCCAGCCTCGTCTGGCTCACAGGTTTATGGGGATGGTTCCCTCTCACCAAGGACAGACCCACTGGGAAGTCCTGATGCGTTTTCGCGGAGCAACCCCTGTGGTTTCCCAGGGGCTGGGAGTCCCAGCCCAATTCATGGTAACAGCAGAATTGCTCTCTCCCCGCCCGGTATAGTGATCCATGGCTCTCCAGCCACCCAGTCATCCTGTGCCATGGCTGGAAGGACTAACACGCCTCTCTCCCCCACTGCAAACAAAAGCCCTGTCATGAAAAAGCCCCAGTGTAACGTAAACTACCCACCTGGCATGGATATGACAAGAGCAGTGTTTCATCACAAGCCCCAATCTGCACCTCATTCTGCGCCTCCACCCACCATTCCCCCCTCTTGCACCATGCAGAAAAAACAGATGACCTCCGAGAAGGACCCGTTGGGTATTCTGGACCCCATCCCAAGTAAACCGCTAAGCCAGGGTCCCATGGCAAATCCTGGCTCAGCCAACTTTCAGCCCAATGCCCACTCTCAGGTACCAATGATGAATGTAAACATCCCTCCCGCCATTGTCCCGTTGCCAAGCAACCTTCCTTTACCAACAGTGAAGCCGGGACCTATTAGCCATGGTGGGCACATGCAGAGAACTCAGCAAGCAGCCACTTCCATCTCCCCTTCCCCCGTCACCTCACCTGTGCACATGGCAGGACCTGGCCTGGCTCGGATGGAGGCGTCCCCACAACGGTCTCGCTCCTCTTCCACCTCATCTGAGCATGGGAGCTTTGCCATGCCTGGGGGGCACCAGACAGCCTGTGGTAGCATCAAAGTGCCACCAAGATCTCCTAGATCCTCCATGGGCTCCCCTAGACCTTCCATGCCTTCCAGCCCCTCGGCCAAACCTGACTCACTCCATCAGTACAAAGATATCCCCAACCAACTGCTGGCTGGGATGGGTAACACCATCAGCAGTCAGCACAACACCATGTTCGCTCCTGCATCAAGCAGCAACGCCCAGCAGAAGAACCACCCTGGCCTCCTGGGCATGCCCCTGAACCAGATCCTCAATCAGCATAATGCTGCCTCCTTCCCTGCCAGCAGCCTTTTGTCAGCAGCAGCCAAAGCACAGCtagcaaatcaaaacaaactggtTGTCACCAGTAACATGGGCACCAGTGGCACTGGTATGGGTGGTGGTGCTGGAGGTGTGGTGAGTGGTAGCACAGGCATGGGCAATGTAGGTGGTGGCAGCAGTGGCAGCATACACCCTTCCACTCTTGGAGGAGGTAGTGGTGGTGGAGGAAGTGGCAGGGGCGTAGATGGGCATAGCTCTTTAAACCAGATGCTTCCCCCCAACTCCACCATGCTAATACCTATGAGTGAAGGGCAAAGCGGTCGGGCGGCATTGCGAGACAAACTCATGGCCCAGCAGCGGGATCCCCTCCGAAAGCGCAAACAACCCTCCAACACTAACCACGACAACATGGTCTTCAACATGCTCAAACCTGACATGGGAGGCCCCAGACCTCCCTGTCCACCTGAGCAAATGAGAAAGGCTCCCAGGCTTGGAGGGCTAGCTCCCAACACCTCCATGGCCCAGCTGCTGCAGTCCATGAGCAACCAGAGTTCCCACATGGCTCAGAACAGTCGGCCAGCCTGTACAGGGCCCATGCCACCAGGACCTGGCCAGATGCACTTTGGTGAAGGAGGAGTGCCCTCCAACCATGCCCAGCAAAGTCTGCAGGTGCAACAGCGACTTCATGGACCAGTGGATCCAATGCACTGTCCCACCATGGAGATGGCTGGTCCCCAAGGCCCCCAGAATCAGTACTCTGGGATGATGAACCAGATGCAGACAGCATCTATGGGGAACTGTGGACCCATTGGACAGAGTGGACAGGTTCCCCTCGGCAACCCTTCAATTGGACATCCAACCACTCATCCACAGCAGCTGGCTCATTTGCATCAACAGCCTCAAAGCCATCCTCAGGGGCATGGTCGGCCAAACATGTCCTGTATGGTACCCAACAGCAATGATGGCAGCTGCACCCAAGTCATGTCCGAGCCAG GTGATGTGTCCTCGCTGAACTGCAGTATGGGTAATCCTCAGATGGGTGGACTCATGGGCAGCTCTGGTCACATGTACCAGCAGCACGGTCAGCAGCCGCAGCAGCTGCACCCAGGACTCCAGGGCATACACAGGGTCTCTCCGTACCAAGGGCAGGGGCAGCCCTACCAAGAAAACCCCTTTCCTGGCAACCCGTCTAACTCCATGGCCTGTCTCTACCAAGAGTACCAA ggACGCATGCAGGAGAATGTCCcagtctcccacacacagatgaatgctCAGGCTGctatgacatcacttcctgtggAGTCGGGGATGTTTCAGGAGGGCCAGCATGAGTTGCAGAGTCAGAGCGAGGTCACAGGATGTCAGGGGTCAGGAGAGAGGCTGCCAGGGGGTGGCGCAGAGGCAGTCGATGCGATTTACCGAGCGGTGGTGGACGCAGCGAGTAAGGGCATGCACGTCGTGATCACAACGACAGTCAGTGGCACCACACAGGCCAGCCCAGTGCCCGCTCTTAGTGCCATGAGTGCCTTCACTGCCTCCATCGGCGAGCCAGTTAGCCTACCGCACGCCGTAAATGCCGTCATCCATGGTCAGAGAGGCCCTGAGCCTGACGCCCTGCCTCAGCCACGTGCCCACCAGCCACGCGCCGTGCGGCCACGCAGGAACTCCGAGCAGGGTAAGGCAATGCCCGACAGCACTGAGGCCCATGAGTACTTCAGGCCGCCTGGGGCAGGCACCCCCAGGGGCCAGTGGGAGGGAGATGGCGCTGGCCACACCCAGTGGAAAGGGGAGGAGTTTCTGGAGTGTTCCACACAGGTAAGGAGTAGCCCGGCGCCGCCGTGCCCAGCCGAGACGCCGCATGAGCATGGGGACAAGGCCCTGCCGGAGGACGGTTTCCGCGCAAACCACTGCAGCCGCACCCCCGTCAACTTCAAAGAGCGTCTGGAGCAAACGGTGGAGCGCTGCACCCACGTTAACGGAGGCCTGCCCGGCCGCGGCTATGCTGACACGCTTACTGGGGACGACCAGTCGCCCAGCTCGTCCACCAGTCTGGAGGGAGCCGTGTTGAAAGAGTACAGCCACTTTAACGGGCATTATAACGGCTGTGCACCCAGTCCTTCTGACACCAAAAGCCTCAGCAGCGAGGAAGAGCTGCGGCACCCAGACTCTCCCTCCACAGAACTGCTACACTATCGCTCCAGAACCTTCCACATGGGCGAGCTGGTGTGGGGGCCCATTAAAGGCTTCCCACCATGGCCCGCAAAACTAGCGGGCGAAGAACACGTGCACAGTGCCACCGTGCATCTGTCTGAACAAGCCAAG GTGGAGCCAGAGAAGCTGAAAACACTAACACAAGACCTGGAGGCACTTGATAGAGCTACCAAGAGGAACAGAAA GGCTGGGATGCTGAATAATCATTTAGAAGCTGCTATACACGAGGCCATGAGTGAGCTGGACAAGATGTCAGGCACT GTCCACCAGATTCCgtcaagagacagacagatgaagcTGCCCAAGCCCAAGAGAAGGAAAATTTCCAGATAA